A window of Anabas testudineus chromosome 7, fAnaTes1.2, whole genome shotgun sequence genomic DNA:
tcctctctccacagggcttcctgacaaacagcagcacagagcacagaATAAAGCTTTAGACAGTCAGCAACTTTCGTCAAGGTGTTTAAACATCATATTCAGAATCAGCAATGCTACTAAATTTTGAGTGTTGAGTAAAAAAGTTCTCCTAGTAGTAGTACTTATTACTAGTATTATTGGTATTACTTATGTGACTGTAATGAACTGTAGCCTGCATGTCAATCTGGTCAACGTTAGCCACCATAAGCTACTGGTCATATCATATATTGTAAGTCTGTATGTGTACAACCCTGGGTGTGTTTGACACTAgatgtatttaatttactatCACTTATCACTCAGTATGTGTTATTTTACCTGTCAAACATATCAtctcactttaatttaaaaacacagctcaGACTGGGCTTGGAAAAGAAATGGCTGGTTTACCTGCAAGTAGTCCGCTAGCCGCTGGACATCCTATGAGTTGAGAGATGAGAGACAATAATAACAgttaaataaattcatttttaatatccgattttcatgtttaatttgCAACAACAGCTTGAAACTCACAGATTCCTTCACAGTGACAAGGCCAAACCTgcatgtgagaaaaaaaatctcattatagagaaataaaaaactgatCACAGCTATTAAAATTGGGACTAAATGATTTAATTAGGTTGCTCGGAGAGGTTAACAGTACATCACACTCACTCTGTTTGCACACCAGCCTCTCGCAGTGTCTTTTTTTGAAGAATATTTTCCGTGTGGACGGACACTTTCTGGTAAATCCTTTCTGGCTGGAGGAATGTTTTGATACCTGCTCTTTGAGCTTTGGGAGACAGCAATTTTTAGtgtcaaagacaaaaatgactaaaatgttaCATTAATGACAAGATTTTTACCATTTATGCTATTCTCTCTTCTATCTGTGCTTATTGTTCTGTGCTGGTTTGAGTCCTTTGTCCCTGATGTGGAGGTAGATGCTTGCTTCTTTGTATGGCCTTTCTCTTGCTTCATCAGTGTTACCTGTTCTGACCACAGTGAAGCCTGAGGAAATGAGAGAGGATGCAGGTGTAACTCTGTGGAACGGGACTGATAAACTACGTCTCTGGTCATGTAACAATCAAAATTATATTGAAGGATCTGGTATTTACCCATTTGCTGGTGCTGGGAGCATCTGATTTGCTACTGTTTGGTGTTAAAATCATCACCCGATGTCCATTGGCGGTAAGAGTACTTTGCACATTTGTATGCAGTGTTTCTGATTTGCTGGGTAAATTGCGATGTTTCGTTGAAAATGTCTTTGCTGAAGCTTTTGACTTTGTAGACTGGTTTACAGAGTTTGAACCACATAGCTCTGGGCTCACCGACCTCCTCCTCAGAAACTCCAGAtgcctcttttctttcagttcatTCTTTATCTGTTTTGTGTTAAGCTCTCTTGTTGGGCTGCGACACGAAGTCACATTGTTACGTCCTCGCAGGTGTTcatgtttctctgctctgatcTCCACTATTCGGTCAAACTCTCTCAGTGGAGAGAGCTGGATTCCACCAACAGCCAGGACGTCCATGGCAGCACCTATGGCTGTTACAGTGCCTCAAGCCTGCAATGacaatatatatttagaaagtGATTATAAGTATTTATAATGGTTAAATTTACCAtatgtaaacaaatacatttatatactgattaatataaaatgttacaAGAGGCTGGAATATCTGGATTTTAAATATTGCAGGTGCTGGATGATGGCTCAAACATTACATCTGAACAAACTATGCAATATTTGAAGCCTATAAGTTTCAGACTTCAGTTGGTAAACCGGCTGATTTAAATTCAAAGCAAACACGGCAAGAGGCTGAAATATGCCCTCATAGGTGGGTGgtgtacatttgcatttctcAAACACTGTCCTTACATTTTAGCCTTGAGAGTCTTTACCTAAAAAGAAAGTTAGTGATCTGTATCACCAGGCTGTGGTCCAAATTTATGTGAGCTGTATgcataaaataaagtaataagcAAAGActtaagagtttttttttacatttagggTGCTTGTGTAGCCTGGCAATTTCCAGGCAGGTTGTAGTAGCTGCAGTCGTAGCTCTAGAAATACTagaatagtagtagtaatagtagtactAATAGCAGTAGTAATAGTATGGGTTATGGTAGATGTTTCAGTTGTTACATTGCTCttgcatttaattaaaaaaagagccTTTAAGTATCAGAGCACCATATCAAAGACAGGCATGGGCCTCAGAACTGTTGGTTGAGGGCATGGAGGGAAAATGTACAAGACAATGCAAAGATAAAATGCTGCTTAATAGGTATAAACTCATCAAGAAGCTTACCCTCTACGCCATCTCATTCAGTGGAGCAGACTCTTTAGGAGGTGGTTGAGGAGTCATCCATTTTCTCACTCTTCTGAAATAGTGTCCGGGGTTTTGTCTGCTTCACATGTAGCTGTTTCTGTTGAGCATAATTTTACAGGAAGTAAAGAGAACCACAGCGTCATATGTTCCTCTATCTCACCAGCCACTCGCATCAAACTGATGCCATACACGGGTGGGCCCCAAGATTACAGACAGACCCTGCCGTTTCCCCCTGCATGCAGTCTGGGATAAAACACACCATTTGGAAGACGGAGATGAGGAAGTCACTTGGAAActgatattttttattaagaCTAGTGTCAATTCCCaatgaaatgtgttaaagtCTTAGCTGTGATGGGGGTATAATAACCTAAATGAAAGTAATAATTACAGAAAGTTGAGCAAAAAGGTGAAAGGCTGACTTTGTACCGTTATATAAGATGTAGAACCATAATGTATTTTTGCAGattacaaatacacagacacagatgtgaAAAACCCTTACATATATTCACTATGTGATGTGTGACTTACTTACTATATGaattagcaaaataaaaacacattatcaacaaagaaaacatgttctTGATTATTCTTTAACTTTTCAGGGATAAGGAGCTACTTTTTTCTCCACTTATTCAAGATTGATCTATTAATGGGATTGAAAAATCTCAATTACTGATCCACTTGAgcatcaaaatatattttcatggATCCTATAAAACAGTATAAACTGTTATAAACTGTTGAGGGCTAACACTAGCTTAGCTATCTCACCAGGCTTAACAGCTACTTCAACCAGCTCcccacagacacagcagcttgATTTTGTACGTTTGAAAATCTGATTTATAATCGGATTCTGGTCGTAACATGATGATTTTACAGAGCATCATCTGTTTCCTCATTTGCTAGTGAAGTGTATGAAACGTTATGTGTTATTTGCTTTAAGCTAACCGACTTAGCGTACATTTGACTCTATTTGATGTCAAGTTGGAGAATCATCGTGCACTTTAAACATGAAGACAGTGGATCTTAGCTTCCTGCATAAACTCCTAACCTCTGTTATTCCCTCTATTAAAGGCTCAATTACCTCCATTAATCCAAATTCAACTTCAGGACAGTGAGAAATTCTGTTTGTGTACAGCGCCATCTAGCTGCCGTCTGCTGCAACAACCCTAGAAACGACGCGTTATCTTATCGCGATGTTTCAGGCTGAAGTCTCGTGAGTCCGCCATACTTGGGGTTCTTCGCAGAAGGGCACGGAGAGGCAACAAGGGTGCCCGGTGTAGCGAGAACTTGGCACTTCATCCTTCAAACATGCTGTCCAGGCTCGTTTTTGTTTCAGGTATGCAATAATCCAGTTTTAGGGTGACTTTTCATGTCTCTTACGCGCTATCTTGATTAAACTGTCAAGCGGGAGAAATAGAAGTTGGAAGTGAATGTGAAGCTGAAGGGTAAAGTGAAGGCCGCACATTGAATGAGGCATGCTAATGCTAAGTTAGCTAGTCTACAAAGTGAAGAATGTCTACAGAATTAATAGCTAGTTTATTGCATGTAACGTATTGAGACTGCTTTTGAATGCGGAGCACCTCCTATATTTACGACAGATAGCTAGCTAAGTTAATGAATGCTAGCTAACGATAGCAAACACAAGCTATATTTGCTAACGGCAGCTCTCACGCCTGTAAATGTCACCTTTTTGACAGCTAGCATCGTTAGTTAAACTATTTAATTAAGGAGAAACAATCCCAGATTTAAGTCCAGCAAAACTATTTGATTGCTTTCTCTAGTTTTTTATTAGGAGTCCACAACCAGGCATTTGGTAAATATATTGTGCTGTACTGATATAGTACCGTTACTGTTGACTTTTGTCATCGTGTAGTAAACTTAAACGTATTCActtgttaatttattaattgcATTTACCAGAAACTTTAAaaatttgaattcattttgtccaatatttattcattctattttcttttctactgtTTGCAGCCAGTGCCCTGAAAGGCAGTGGCCCCCTTGGAGCTGGGTATGTATCTTTACAAGTTActgttgttattaatattattacactTATGTActtttgttatattatttatttgatgtataGTACCACTACTATAAGGGCTTTTTCTCTGCAAGCTGTAGTCAACAGTGCTGTTCCCTTCAGTCTTGTCCAGGCATCTCGCTCCCTGCACACATCATCCCAGAGTCTGGCCCCAGTGCCACCTTTGCCAGAGACGGGAGGCAAAGTCCGCCATGGCATCATTCCCGAGGAGCTTTTCCAGCTCCTGTACCCCAAAACTGGAGTCACAGGTCTGTAGTCTGTAACCAGAAGCAAGACACAATTTATTAATctaattaataaaacagtaagaaaGTAATTTAAGTGGAAAACCTATATCTCctcaccaaaataaaataaaagctgccatTTAACCATTAtccaaaaatattttcttattcttaaaaacatacacagaaatgattattcttatttttaacaaTCTAATGTAATTCCTGTGATGAAAATCTCAATAAATTATTTGCATATCACGTTGGACTCATGATAAcagttttcataaataaaactagatacatttttaatgttgctgCTTGGCATTTTGGTCAACTCTCTTCACAGCCACAAAGTAGAAAACCGTATTATGGTAAGAGGCATAAGAGGTTGACTTCAGTTGTCCCAGGACAAAAAACAGTGCTGCCTCAGCAAAAGCAGCCTTACACTTGGCCACCATTGCTATGTTTTCATGGGTTGGTTATAGAGATTATCacatagttaaaataaatagttgttCAGAAACATACAACAATTGGCGTTTGTTTAGACTTCAGTtataaacacattcaaattaaaaggTACACAGGGAGTTAACAATAGTGTCTTGTGCCTTGATTTTAAAAGATTATATGGTTCATATAAACCTAATGCTGCCTGTCTTGTTATTTTTAACTTGGGGAACAGTCAGGGATTTATGGTGATGGTGTAATATTAAAAGGCTTTGtctaaatagaaataataatttgtcaAGAGCCATACATCTGAGATTCTACTGTACATACTAATCCATTAATTAATCCTAtaatatagttttaaatgtaaatatggaaaataaaattcTAGTACAGTGTAATCCAATGGAGTACcaaattgtgttgtttttttccatgcattacctcttttattttaataaactcctacattaattaataattcatttcattaaatattttttccttgTTTCTACTAGGACCCTACATGCTGGGCACTGGTCTTCTCCTTTACCTGCTTTCTAAGGAAATCTATGTCATCAATCATGAGACCTTCGCTGCTGCCTCCATAGGCGCCGTCATCATCTATGGTGTCAAAAAATTTGGTCCACAAGTTGCAGCTTATGCTGACAAAATTAACGAGGTAGGCTAGCAGCCATATTGACTACTGTTTTTGGCATTCATTAAATTTATCTTTCATTTTGTGCACAAACTTTACAAACCCCTTTAttttcatgctgtgtgtgtttttttgtttcttaggAAAAAGTGGCCAAGGCTCAGGAGGTGAAGGACCTCGAGATTTCCAGCCTGACTCAGGCTATTGAGGATGAGAAGAAAGAACAGTGGAGAGTAGAGGGAAGATCAATGCTCTTTGACGCCAAGAGGGTAAACGGCACTGAccctcctgtttttattttatttatttatttatgtgctgCTTGATGTTTTCAAAACAAGACACTGACCACTAGTATTTTCCCAGAATCCTTCTACTTTAGGCTCTAGGAGTAGAATGGGCATCTTTATGTATCGCTGACATATATTGACCTCTACTGGCAACAAGTAGACATTGCCACAACATTACTGAGCGGCCAAAGATTCCTGCTACACATGTGGGAACAAAATGACATCTTTGAAAAATAAGGGCCCATTATTTATTAGACTCTACACTGATCTGTATACCACACCAGTGAGCTGAAATTACAATTATGATTTTTGTTTAGATATCAGGTTCAAGATGTGATACTGTGTGATATTATATTAGCAACTGTtagatgataaaataaacattacaaagatcacaaagaagaaaagaacaaagaacacaATTCACTTAAATTACATCATTATGTCAAGAGAACCTGAAGCACTTCAGCAAACCAAGTTTACTATAGACACTTTTCTCCTCTTAGAATAATGTGGCCATGCTGCTGGAGATCAACTACAGAGAGAGGCTACACATGGTGACCAATGAGGTGAAAAGGCGTCTGAACTACCAGATTGCCCTGCAGAACCTCACCCGCCAGTTGGAGCAGGAGCACATGGTTAACTGGGTGGAGAAGAACGTCATCAGCAGCATTACTCCTCAGCAGGTCAGTATCTTTGTCAGAAGCCTCCTCCTAAGTGATGTTTCTCAGTGTGGTTTATATATGAAACAGTGCTAAcgtgttgttgtatttttttagtATTTGTTCTATTTCTTTTTGAGCCCATTTGTGACTGTAGTAATCCCTAGTTAATGGCCTGTTTCTGCAGTAAAGATGTCTAGGGATACTTTGGACTCATCACTCATCGtaaattcattttttccacGGCAGCAAATGCATTACATCAGACACTCCTGAATGTTAACCCAGGgaactttaaaacacagaatcaGCCAATAATGGTTCTTTGACCATAAAAAACTTTAATCTtaagttgcttttttttaacaaaaattCAAGAGCCTGTTGTTCTTAGGTCTTTTCCATACATACATCTCTGAAGCGATGCTTCACTGCttcatatctgtgtttttgttgttttttaggaGAAGGAGAGCATCGCCAAGTGCATCACAGACCTGAAGGCTCTGGCCAAAGCCACTCAGGCCAAAGCTACAGTTTAAAGTTTCAAGTCTTGAGAGAAGGCCGCTCTAATCCCAGACTCACTGTCCCAAGATGAGACGCTTACTTTTCTTTATAGAATAAACTATTTCCTCTTTAAAGATTGTCTCTGTCAATATCAtgggtgtgtacagtatttacacgTCAGCTTATGGTGAAATAAATGGTTCTCTTATTCAACTCCACCTgggatgtttgttttcttctttagttgttgttttttttttatctctgaaTACTTAAAAATGTTAAGGTGACAGATTTTTCACAGATCTTGGTAAACCTTTGATTATTTATTGAGCTACTAGTGTTGGATGTGAATGTACATTTCTGTGGGACAAACACTAACGTCATTATTTTATAGCTGTGGTAGATTGTGCTAGAGCTGGATACGTGCCTGACATTTTCTGGAGCACTTGAGACCTTTGATCGCTCCGGACAAGATATTGTAGAACATTTCTAAACCTTTGGACTCATTATGAGCCAcgaattttcttttttccaccatACTTCACATACCTTCCTTCAAATGACACATCAGGCCAACCCTCTCAATCCGTCACTCCCATCGTGCTGTTGCACTTTGATCCCGGTGACTTCAAGCAGGAAGTCAAGGAAATGTTCTCGCCAGTGTGCGAGGAACTAAAGTTTTCTCTTCTGAAACGTCTTGGTTGAAAATACATTAGAAAGAAGGGGAATGATGACGCCAAAGCAGAGCTGACACTGACCGGTAACAAGAAAATAAGCTAATGTGACTAGAGGTTATAATTAAAGCAAATAATCCTGACTGTTTATTACGTGTGTTCAGAAATGAAAATGCTTCCTCTTACAGAAAGTCTGTTGGAACCGTGTTTTTCACTCTACATTCAATTCAGGAGGTATGTGATGTGTTTAAGCTCAATACcagatttaatttattgaaGTTAAAGTGTGTACCCTGCTTCATCATGTTGCAAAACTGGGGCAGGTGTTTGTCTTAACCTAGTGATGAAGTgtcagtgaaaatgtaaaaaatatcattttaagCTGATCTAAGTTCAGTTAAGATGTGAAGTCTttaagacagtttaataattgAAACTTGGTGttcattttaaacctttttattatagtttgtgTAATTAAGTAACCGTTGCTCCACTGTTGCGCTTTATGACTGCTTTCCAATTCAGCTTCAGAGCTAAATTATGTAAATTGCTGAGTAGAACAGTCAAAAGAGCAAATGACAATCATTACAGTCAAGTAAAAAACGGACCTCACCACTGTCAGTCACACAAAATCTAGTTACTGTTGTTTAACATTAGTTAATCACTggtcatatttgtattttacaacTATTGTAGCAGTAAAACTGAGAGAGGGACATTTTGTGTCTTATAAATTCAagttttagtttgtaaaatatctaaatatcttAGGCAAATAAAGTGAGTAACGATGTCTGTTTCTTCTCAACCACCTGGTTTAATATGAAactatataaatgttttattgtcaca
This region includes:
- the atp5pb gene encoding ATP synthase F(0) complex subunit B1, mitochondrial; this encodes MLSRLVFVSASALKGSGPLGAGLVQASRSLHTSSQSLAPVPPLPETGGKVRHGIIPEELFQLLYPKTGVTGPYMLGTGLLLYLLSKEIYVINHETFAAASIGAVIIYGVKKFGPQVAAYADKINEEKVAKAQEVKDLEISSLTQAIEDEKKEQWRVEGRSMLFDAKRNNVAMLLEINYRERLHMVTNEVKRRLNYQIALQNLTRQLEQEHMVNWVEKNVISSITPQQEKESIAKCITDLKALAKATQAKATV